The following nucleotide sequence is from Synchiropus splendidus isolate RoL2022-P1 chromosome 1, RoL_Sspl_1.0, whole genome shotgun sequence.
AGATATCCGGAGGAAGCGTGTGGAGGTTGTTGCGAGCTAGCTTGAGAGTGGTCAGCGACGGCAGCTTTTCAAAAGTGTCTGGTTCAAGCCGCTCGATTCTGTTGTCGAGCAAATTCAACTCCGTCAGTTTTTCAAGACCTTCAAAATAGTCGGCAGCCAACGAATCGAAGACGTTTTTGGAAAGATccagcttcttcagcttcttcagAGGGCTGAATATCCCAAAAGGTAGAACACTGAGATTGTTCTGGCCCAAGCTGAGGTCAGTCACTTTCAGCGTATCTCCAAACAACGTAGGTGGTAGATTTGTGAGCTTGTTCCCCCGTAGAGTCAATGTTTTAAGTTGAGAAAATCcctggaaaaacccttcaggaAACGATGTCAGGAGATTGCCGTCCAACAGCAGCTTCGTCAGTTTCTCTTTGTGAGGAAATTGATTTGAAGATAATTTGGATATCTTGTTTCCTTGTATGGCGATTTCCTTCAAGTTTGGCAAATTGTGAAAAAGCTTCTCTGGGACTGCAGTCAGCTGGTTTTCGTAAAGTCGCAACGTCTGCAGTTTGGTCAGATTTGAGAAGCCGTCAGCCGACAAGGAAGTGAGGTTGTTCTTAGCCAGATGGAGGGAAACAAGGTTTTCCAGTTTGTCAAAAGTCCCGTCTTCGATAACAGCAATCTCATTTCCATGTAACTGCAGCTCTCTGACCTTTTTAAGATCATCAAACAAGCCTTTCTCCAAACCTTGAAGCTTATTGTATTTCAATATCAATTTCTCCAAGTTACTGAGGTCCTTGAAGACCCCCAGCGGGATGGATGTGAGCTGCGTGTTGGAAATCTCAATGT
It contains:
- the LOC128758577 gene encoding leucine-rich repeat-containing protein 15 isoform X2, coding for MLLLVAVLLSGCSVHKKMEPRMGRDTFYVLLLSFLFGSLWTQIAPCEKETDCPKEYQEVFGTSVTEIPKILKAGVTEVFFVGSSIKTIPSDAFVDNPLLEKVEFLDTDTVSIEPGAFDRMVNVKHIEISNTQLTSIPLGVFKDLSNLEKLILKYNKLQGLEKGLFDDLKKVRELQLHGNEIAVIEDGTFDKLENLVSLHLAKNNLTSLSADGFSNLTKLQTLRLYENQLTAVPEKLFHNLPNLKEIAIQGNKISKLSSNQFPHKEKLTKLLLDGNLLTSFPEGFFQGFSQLKTLTLRGNKLTNLPPTLFGDTLKVTDLSLGQNNLSVLPFGIFSPLKKLKKLDLSKNVFDSLAADYFEGLEKLTELNLLDNRIERLEPDTFEKLPSLTTLKLARNNLHTLPPDIFEPLPKLTKVYLDHNPWHCDCNLEGSNPEAVGGGDTKTLSLEN